GCTCAGGTGATTTTAGACGCACGTGCCCTCTATCCAGATTCGAGTCTTGCTGACCTCTATGATGAGTTGACCATGCCAGTTGAACTGAGAAAAGCTCACCAGGCCAATGATAGAGCTGTCATGACAGCCTACGACATGACCAAAGAAGTCGACGGCAAGAAAACCTGGTTAACCGAAAGTGAAACCGTTGAAAGATTGTTTGAGTTGTATGAGGAGTTGGTGAAATGATTGATAATAATCAGTTAGCTGAGATGGCAAAAATAGCTGGTTCAATAATGTCTGAACATTCTTTTCGACTTGCTAAACTACACTCTGAATACATAAGTACAGTTTTTAGTGCAATGAAACCTGCCTTTAAGCAATTAGAAAAAAACATTCGGATAATAAATTCTACTCTTTCTAATATAATTCGAAATATTGATTTTAAAGGCTTTCTCAAACAACTCGAAGAAAATGAAAAGAGAAAATTAGCTTACTGTTTAGAGTATGATATTTACATACCACCATTACTTTTGAATGATGTCTATATTCGAACAAGATTTGAAAATCAAGCTGAAGCTGATATGGTTTTACTTGAGCATCTGAATTATTGGAAAAGCAGCTATAATAAAACGGTTTATGACTTTATTCCCCTATCAATAGATACGTATTACGAAATAAATCAATTACTACAGTTGGAGAAACTTAAATATTATAAATTAATGGTAATATTTTGTCTGGAAAGAATTGAGTTTATAATCACTGAAATGCAGTTACAAGATGCCAGGAAGCTCTCAAAGATTAAAACGTCTCAGGCCGGTGTTAGAACTATAGTCGACAGTTTGCAAGGAAAAAGCGATTTCCTAAATAATCTTGTAAATGAGTTCTCCTATACAAGTGAATTTCATAAGGATAATTATAGAGAAATAAATTTATTTAAGAGATTTGATGAAGTCGAAGATATGTATCGTAGAAATGAAATTCCTTTAAATAGAAATCTGTTCCTACATGGACTTATTAAGGAAGAGCAAGTTAATTATTTAATGGTCCAGAAAGCAATTCTAGCCTATGCCTTTTTTAGACAAATTTATTTCTTAAAAAATCAATCTACTTTATCAAAAAAATACAGAGTACAACAGTTTCAAAGAATTGGAAATTCACGAAAGCGTACAGTATTCAAAAAGGATATTAAATCGATTAATAGAGTGTACAGACCTAAATGTACTTCTTTGTAATAAAATAGGAGCATCTTGCGTTGAGCTCCTATTTTTTATGTCAAACTTGTAGTCGTTTTCTGATAGATGAATTTTCTAATCAATTTATTGTCTTTGTATGTTTCAATTTTGAAGATAAAATAATGATCTCGATTGTCTTTTGCTTTCTCTTTATTTAATACAAAATAGTTTATTCCTGAGGAAGCCATAGAATGCATTAGGTCATCAGTCAAGAATGTCAGTGGAATTGCTAACTTAGAATAGCGATAGAAATCCTCTTCAAATTTTCTGTAGCTATCACTAAAATAATCCATTTGTAATTGATTTTTATTAAACTCAAGCTGATTCATACTCTACCTCCAAGTCTATTGCAAGAATATCTGAGATTTGGCTACTGATGTAACCTTCTTTAGTTTCAAACGAAACAGATTGGAAGCTCAAATTTTTTACTTTTCCAATATAAATTTTTCCAGGGACTGTCAGAATACCAGTTAATTGGTGGCTATATAGTTGATTGAGTAGCAGTAGCTTATCTGATAAACTTAACTCACTTGAATAATCAATGCGATTGCGTTCTTGTTCTAAACCCGATGTATGTTCTGATAAGAAAAATCCCATCCATTTGGCCATCTTTCGGTCTTGATATTCTCTAGCAACCTTAAATGGCAGATAACTTCTATCAATCATTTTAATCCCTCCAATCCTCCAGCGGAATGTCCGCCGACTAATCTACTGCGAGCAATTGCCCTTGAATTTTCTAATAAAGAACTAGCTTTCTGTACAGCAAGAAATCCAAATCGATCACGAATGGAATCAATGGTTGTCTCCAATTTTTCCTCTTTTTCACTTTCTTCAAAATTATCAAAAAGTGAAATCACAGCAAAGTTTTCATCCACCAATCCATCGTACCTTACAGCAATGCTTCTAACTGCCCCTCCATCGTATTTTGAACGAAAGAGAGAAACAACTTCATCTTGAAAGACAAGTGTACGATTATTGGGGTTAATTTTTCTTTGAACATTGATTGATTTCTTGTTTTCGAAGTTTGAATAGCCTACATTTATGGCAACTACGGTTGCTTTTTTGTGCCTTCTGCGTAGCCGAATCGCAACTTGCTCTGCCATTTCCCGCAGGACAAGCTCTATATCACTTTGACGAGTGTAATCTTTATGGAGCACTTGCGAATTCCCAATCCCGACTGCTTTAGGGCGATAAGGTTCATGGACATTACTTTCATCAATACCATTAGCATGAAACCAATGTTGCACGCCAATTACACCAAATTCTTTTTTCAAGATAGTAGGGTCACAGTTGGCCAATTCTTTGATGCTGTAGATTCCCAATTTGTTTAGTCGTTTTTCTGTTCGTGAACCTATTCCCCAAAAGTCAGTCATTTTTGGAATATTCCAGACCTTTGTTTCAACATCTTCATAGGACCAATTGGCACGCATGGTAGCAGTGGTTTTAGCTTCATTATCAAGTGCTAACTTAGCTAGAAGTGGATTGGCATTACTCATTCCAACAGTTGAATAGACACCCGTTTTTTCCCAAATATCGTGTTGAATTTTTGCTGAAACCACATCTAACTTATCTTTGCGACTTAGAGATTTGTCTTCAACAAAATAATTTAGTGATGAAGTTAAGTCTATAAATCCTTCATCAATAGAATAGGGCAGAATATCTGTCAGATCTGCATAATTTTGAAATACCTTTTGTATTTCAAGATTTTTTTGAATGTACAAGTCCATTCTAGGTGGCACTATAAATGTACGCTTGGCCCAATTTTCTATGAAGGAAACAAATTTTGCATCCGTTGGCAATCCTGAGATTTTAGCACGGTAGTAGTTAAATTTTCTGGTGTGAACATCAAAGGGGAGGTCGTAAGCTCTGCCAACATTTGCTTTACCAAAGACTTTTTTGAACATTGGAGAGGAGGCTAGAATTAGACCAGAAGAGTTGTCAGCCCTACTCATGACACAAAGTGAAGTATGAAGCGGGTGAAGTCCTCTCTCTACACATTCGATTGATGCGTAGAAAGATTTCATATCAACAAAAGCAATATCGCTACGTGGTTCTTTTGAATAGTCGATATAGCCCATACTATTCACCTTGTTTTTAGTTTTGCTAGTTCATCGACCAATTCTGTCAGATGGTCAGTTATGTCGTATTCTTTTTTTTCAAGAGATAAGATAATGCGGTCTTCCTTGAGGTAAATCATTTCTTTAACAAACTTTGACATCTCCTACCCTCCAATCACAGGCATGAAGTGCCCTACAACCTTGCCAACAATTCTGATTTCATCTTCAAAGGGGATAAATTTCTCGGCAACATCTGGATTGATAGAAACCATTCTAAAGCCGTCTTCTTCACGATAGAGTTTCTTGATGTAGAGAGCTCCATTCCAGTTTAATGCATAGACAGCCCCATCATAATCAAATCCAGTAGCTCGAATCAACGCAACCTCTCCGTCTTTGTAAACAGGTTCCATTGAGTCACCTGAAATCCAAGTCGCTATATCAAACCCTGAATATTCATCTTCTGAATAAACAGTTTCTGTTTCATACTCATCAAAGAAACTTTCACCTGGTCCGGCAGATAATTGAACTTCGGAAATCACCTGATAGGAGAACAGTGACACAACATTCTCAGCAATGGATTGAGAAGCTAAAAGTTGTTCAACATAATCCTCGGCAGCTAATTTATTTTCATCTGTGAGTAGAAGATAGTTTTGAACGATAGTATATTCAGATTCAAAAAAAGATTCCTCTACATCGAAAATATCAGCAAGTATTGAAAGATTCTTCTGATTTGGTTTGGTTTTTCCGCTTTCCCAGGCACTAAAAGACATGCGACTAATATTCAGTTTTCGTGCTATTTCAGCTTGTGAGAATCCTAATTCTGTTCTTTTTTCTTTTAATTTTTTTGGAGAGAACATGTTTACTCCTTTATTTGTCAGTTTATAAACTTACACAAAGTATAAAATATTTTTTGCATTTTGACAAGTATAAGTTAAAAAAATAATTCGACAATTCCATATAATGTGCGGACAAAATATGAGAAATGCAGTAAACTAGAAGTGCGAAAGGAGTGATACTGTTATGATTTTGTTAAGTTTATATGGGCTAATTATTGTAGCAGCAATTTGTCTTTTCTTTTTCTTTGCAAAGACTTCTGTTAAGCTTAGTTGTTTTGCAATTGATTTCGTTGCAGTATTTATATATACAATTTATCTTTTACATGATGCAATCTCTAGCAAGATTTCAAGCGGTAATATGATTTATTTTTGGGATGTTTTGCTTGGATTGGCTTCAGTCGTTGTATATGGTTTTCTATTGTTGTTGTTGACCATTTACTTGCCAAAGGTAAGTAAGATTATCAATTTCGTCATAGTATATTTTGGTGTAGGGATAGGTATTTGTTTGGCAACTGATTTCATAACTTCCCTGTTATCAATCTTTAATTCAAACATTGAAGCAACCTATCGGTTACAGTTTTTGAATAATGACCTTGCTAATGATGTATTTTACTATGTACAATTTCTCTTTGTTTCTATACCTGTATGGAAGAAGCGGATGGATTATCTAGCTGGTGAATAATCTTAAATATTGCGATTTTGTTCAGTTTCAAAGTAATAGTCAATATTTTTCTTGTGCTGATATAGTTTGTTGAATTGAAATTTTATTTGAGAATACTCTGTCATAAGGGTATTCTTTTTTTCTTGCAATTGTTCTAACTGGGATAATATGTCTTTTGGATTGGCTGATTTATTATTGAGTGAAAGGTCTTGTTTGGCCATTTTGTAGGCAGTAATTTCTTTCTGATATTCTTTTAAGAACTGGCGATTATTTGGTTGCTTCTGATAATGATGATAAATGAGTCTATTCTTCTGTATGACGTGAAGATTTTCCATTATCTTACCAAGTTCCGTCATTTCTTTATCAATTTGCTTAACTTCATCTTGAATCAAGATTTGTTTATCAGCAATAGATTCGATGGCAAGTTCTAAATCATTTTTTGTTTGAATACCTAGGTTTCTCAGTTCAACTAGACCTTGTGCCATGGATTTTAAGTTGTGTTTTCTCGCCCAAAATTCTAAACCTTTCTTGTCATTAAATTTAGTTGTATCAATAAGTTGTTGAGGCGGATTATTCTCAATTCTTTCTTTCAATCTCTCCTCAGTATAGTCGGATCCAATCGTTTTAGAGCGTGTAAATCTAGTAGCATTTTTACATTTGAAGGCAATGTGTTTTCCAAATTTGATTTCGCATTTTGATTTCTTCATACGGTCAAGAAAGTCGTCCCATGAGTTCGAACGTGAAATATTTAGGTCGATAAGAAATTGTAAATATGACTTCCAACCTTTACCATTTTGGCTTTGTTCCCACTCATAATGGGATTTTCCTCTGGTTTTGTATTTCGTACGATAAGTTTGATAATGTTCATCAATAATTGACAATTTGTATTTTTTGCATAAGCGATCACTAGTAGACCGTATTTGCTGATAGGTCCGTTTATTGCTTTGATAGCATTTCCCAGTTTCAAAATTGACATTATTAAAAATAATATGATTATGAATATGGCCTTTGTCAATATGAGTAGTAAGTACAAATTCATACTCATCTTTCAAGATATTTTTACAGAGTTCTAATCCAATTTTATGGGCAGTTTCTTGGTCAACTTCACCTGGTAAGAAGGATTGAATCAGGTGTCTAGCTAGTACCGTTCCATTTACTTTTTTCTCTTTTCGAGTTTGTAAGAATTGTAAATGAGCAGTGGTAGGGAAACACATGTGTGTCGAAATGAGCGTTTGATCATCTGTTTTTTTCTTCTCAAGGATGTAGTCTATTGCAAAATGCATAGTAGATTTAATGGGGTGAATTTTAGTAACAGCCATATCAAATATCCCCCTGATTTGTTCTGTTGTAGAGTATGTTTTGTAGTTTATTGAGTTCCTTACTCAAACGATGTATTTCGTTTTGGATTGTCGTAATGTCCTCTTTATAAACAAGGGAGTAAGTATTGACCTTCTTGGCAATTTGGTTGACATTAGTGGAGGTCTTTGAAAGGAGATGTTGTAACTCTCTAAATGGTTGCATATCGACTTCATAAATCGATGTTTCAAGGATACACTTGAGGACGAAATGCCGCATTGATTTTGACCGAGATTGTCCATATTTTTGTCGCACTTGAGCAAGTTCTTTATCCGAAAGTCGAATTTTTAATTGGTTTGGTCTAGTACGTTTTTCCATTGTCTATTCCTTCCTATATCGGGGTCTTAGGGTTCTCCCTAACAAGTAAAATGTAACGAAAAAAGCAGAGCCAAAGGCATCTGCTTCGTTAATTTTATCGTAAGTGGGTACCCACTTACTGTGCTTGCTACAAGAGTTTAAAGTTGTAGAGCGGTAAGCTGATATATTTATTTAATTATATCATATAATTTAGATTTCTTACAGTTTTATTTGTTTAAAAAACTTTTTTAAAAATTTTGCAAAAAAACTTGACACGTTCCAAAAAAACGCTTACAATATCATTAAGAAGAATTAAAGGAGGATTACTAATGAATCTTTTGCAACAATATAGAGAGGAAAGGGGGGTATTGATTGCTGTTCATCGTGGTACCAATGGAGGCAACATTATTCAAAATACAACAAAAGCGTACCTAAATGCTATTCAACATAAAGGTGATATGGTTGAAGTAGATGTTGTTCGTTCAGTTGATGGAGAATTTTTTGCATTCCATGATGGTCAAGAAAAACTTGTTTTTGATATGGATATTGATCTTCGTCAAATTCCTGCGGAACAAATCAAAGCTTTAACTTGTTTCAATTCATTAGCAGAACCAGTAAATCAAAAATTGGAAACAATTGAAGAAGTTCTTTTAAATCTTGAAGGTAAATGTTTGATAAATATTGACCGTAGTTGGTTTTACTGGGATACTTTCCTTGAAAAACTTAAAACTTATAAGTCATTGAATCAGGTGTTACTTAAAGCACCAGCAAAAAAAGAATTGCTGGTACAATTGAGAGATTCTGAATTGGATGTAATGTTTATGCCAATTATCAAAACAATTGATGAGTTGGAATTAGTTTTAAATTTCGAAGGTATTAACTTGGTCGCAGTTGAGCTAATTTTTAAAGATTTAGAGTCAGAATTAATTAGCTTTGATACCATGCAAGTACTTAGAAAGAAAGGTATATCATGCTGGGTCA
The nucleotide sequence above comes from Streptococcus sp. 29887. Encoded proteins:
- a CDS encoding Y-family DNA polymerase: MGYIDYSKEPRSDIAFVDMKSFYASIECVERGLHPLHTSLCVMSRADNSSGLILASSPMFKKVFGKANVGRAYDLPFDVHTRKFNYYRAKISGLPTDAKFVSFIENWAKRTFIVPPRMDLYIQKNLEIQKVFQNYADLTDILPYSIDEGFIDLTSSLNYFVEDKSLSRKDKLDVVSAKIQHDIWEKTGVYSTVGMSNANPLLAKLALDNEAKTTATMRANWSYEDVETKVWNIPKMTDFWGIGSRTEKRLNKLGIYSIKELANCDPTILKKEFGVIGVQHWFHANGIDESNVHEPYRPKAVGIGNSQVLHKDYTRQSDIELVLREMAEQVAIRLRRRHKKATVVAINVGYSNFENKKSINVQRKINPNNRTLVFQDEVVSLFRSKYDGGAVRSIAVRYDGLVDENFAVISLFDNFEESEKEEKLETTIDSIRDRFGFLAVQKASSLLENSRAIARSRLVGGHSAGGLEGLK
- a CDS encoding plasmid mobilization protein, whose amino-acid sequence is MEKRTRPNQLKIRLSDKELAQVRQKYGQSRSKSMRHFVLKCILETSIYEVDMQPFRELQHLLSKTSTNVNQIAKKVNTYSLVYKEDITTIQNEIHRLSKELNKLQNILYNRTNQGDI
- a CDS encoding glycerophosphodiester phosphodiesterase family protein; translated protein: MNLLQQYREERGVLIAVHRGTNGGNIIQNTTKAYLNAIQHKGDMVEVDVVRSVDGEFFAFHDGQEKLVFDMDIDLRQIPAEQIKALTCFNSLAEPVNQKLETIEEVLLNLEGKCLINIDRSWFYWDTFLEKLKTYKSLNQVLLKAPAKKELLVQLRDSELDVMFMPIIKTIDELELVLNFEGINLVAVELIFKDLESELISFDTMQVLRKKGISCWVNALRLNDTIILSAQIDDEAALFDDGESWIKLVELGFDIIQTDWPNLLYNCLKNKNLKK
- a CDS encoding DUF5960 family protein; amino-acid sequence: MNQLEFNKNQLQMDYFSDSYRKFEEDFYRYSKLAIPLTFLTDDLMHSMASSGINYFVLNKEKAKDNRDHYFIFKIETYKDNKLIRKFIYQKTTTSLT
- a CDS encoding XRE family transcriptional regulator, coding for MFSPKKLKEKRTELGFSQAEIARKLNISRMSFSAWESGKTKPNQKNLSILADIFDVEESFFESEYTIVQNYLLLTDENKLAAEDYVEQLLASQSIAENVVSLFSYQVISEVQLSAGPGESFFDEYETETVYSEDEYSGFDIATWISGDSMEPVYKDGEVALIRATGFDYDGAVYALNWNGALYIKKLYREEDGFRMVSINPDVAEKFIPFEDEIRIVGKVVGHFMPVIGG
- a CDS encoding relaxase/mobilization nuclease domain-containing protein, whose protein sequence is MAVTKIHPIKSTMHFAIDYILEKKKTDDQTLISTHMCFPTTAHLQFLQTRKEKKVNGTVLARHLIQSFLPGEVDQETAHKIGLELCKNILKDEYEFVLTTHIDKGHIHNHIIFNNVNFETGKCYQSNKRTYQQIRSTSDRLCKKYKLSIIDEHYQTYRTKYKTRGKSHYEWEQSQNGKGWKSYLQFLIDLNISRSNSWDDFLDRMKKSKCEIKFGKHIAFKCKNATRFTRSKTIGSDYTEERLKERIENNPPQQLIDTTKFNDKKGLEFWARKHNLKSMAQGLVELRNLGIQTKNDLELAIESIADKQILIQDEVKQIDKEMTELGKIMENLHVIQKNRLIYHHYQKQPNNRQFLKEYQKEITAYKMAKQDLSLNNKSANPKDILSQLEQLQEKKNTLMTEYSQIKFQFNKLYQHKKNIDYYFETEQNRNI